TGCGGGGGGTAGCTGGGTTGGGCTGTGGCCGGGCGAGTAAACTCGCTGCAACAACAGCACAAAGTCCGCCTTCGCGGACTCGCGGTCGAGATCTGTGGTAGGGCGTGATTAATCGCGCCCACCCCTGCCGCATCTCGACCGCCGCCCCGCGCACCGAGGCCTGGTAGGGGCAGCCCCACGTGGCTGCCCGTGCCCGCCGCCATGACGCAGCCCGCATACGCAGACCGGAACGGTGCGCGTGCCGGCGGGGTAACCCAGCGCAACGCATAACCTTGCGATACGTGATTCGAACTCGTTCGGGAGATAGGTCGGTGATGACTCGTTCCGCTTCCTTTGGAATGCTGCTGGTGACGCTGGCCGCGTGCGGCGGGCAGGAGAGCTCGGCCGATTCGCCCGCGCAGGGTGTGGCGCCGCAGCGTCCGCGCGCGGAGACGCCGGCCGTGCCGCGCGAGGCCCCTGTTGCGGGTGCGGATACGGCGGCGGCATCCATCGGCGGGGGCACGGCCCAGAGCGGCGGTGCGGTGACGCAGCCCGGCGCACCGGCGGCACCCGCGCAGCCCGGCGCCGCACCGGCTGCGCAGCCCGCGACCAAGCCGGCCGGCCAGACCGCCGCGAGCACGGACGACGCGATGGAGATCCTGCGCCGCACCGAGCAGCGCGCGGACGCCATCCGCACGCTGGAGGCGGACTTCGTGCAGAACCTGCGCGTGCCGCTCCTCAACCAGACCCAGAACAGCGCGGGCAAGCTGTACCAGCGCAAGCCGGACCGCTTCCTGATGCGCTTCACCCAGCCCGCGGGCGACGTGATGGTGGCGGACGGGCGCTACTTCTGGCTCTACTACCCGAGCACCGATCGCACGCAGGTGATCCGCACCAGCATCGCCAAGGGCGGCGGAGCGGTGGACCTCCAGCGGCAGTTCATCGGCAACGCGGCCGCGCGCTTCGTTCCCACGCTGAACCGCAGCGAGGTGGTGGACGGGCACGACAGCTACGCGCTCACCCTCGTCCCGAGGCAGGCGTCGCCGTACAAGGTGCTGCGCATCTGGGTGGACAAGGCCGACTACACCGTGCGCCGCTTCGAGATGACCGAGGAGAACGAGTCCGTCCGCCGCGTGGAGCTGCGCAACATCCGCGTCAACGGCGCGATCCCGGACAACCTGTTCAGCTTCACCCCGCCGCAGGGGACGCAGGTGTTCGACCAGTAAGCCGCGCACCGCGAACCACAGAGGCCCCGACCGGAAACTCCGGCCGGGGTCTCTGTCTTATCGGCGGATCAGCGAGCCGATCCCCGCCCCGAGCAAACCGCCCCCCACCGCACCGATCACAGTGCCGCCGATCGCGTTCTCTCCTACCCTCCATTTCCCTTCATTGATGAGGTTGTCCATTCCGTACCCGAGCCCAAATCCCGCTAGCGCCCCCAGCACGCCACCAACTACCGCGCCCGTCCTCCAATGGCTGTCCCGGGCGAGCGCAGGCGTTCGAGGCGCGTCCACGGCACGTTCAGGAGCAAGGAGAGCGTCTACGCGTGCAGGTGGGATCAGGCGAGCGTCGTGGACCAGGCGCAACCCGGCAGAAGCGACCGTCGGTGGCGCCGAGTCTCCATAGACATGCTCCTGTGCGTGAGCAGGGCGGAACGCGGTGACGGCGAGCAGGAGTACGAGGAGGAGCCTGAACATTATCGTGCCTGGGCGAAGCGGGGTGGAACGCAGCGGTGGAAACGCCGGACTCACAAGATCACAAGGAAACGGCACGAAAGGCAACCTCAATCGTTCTCGGCACGCATCGGGGCACGCCGGCTCCCCCTCTCCCCGGCCCTCTCCCCCGCAAGCGGGGGAAAGGGTGCACTCCGCCCGCGCCGCGACGACTCGCGCACGCCGCCCTCCGCCTTGCTCCGCCCCCGGCCGCCCGCCTACATTGGCGCCGACCCCATCCACCCGGACCGAGACCATGGCAAAGACGGCCACCTTCGACATCAGCTCGACCGTGGACCTCCAGGAGGTCGACAACGCCCTCAACCAGGCGCGCAAGGAGATCCTCCAGCGCTTCGACTTCAAGGGCTCCACGGCGGAGATCGAGTTCAGCAAAAAGGACGGGACGCTCACCCTCCTTTCCGACGACGAGTACAAGCTCCAAGCGCTGGTGGACGTCATCCAGACCAAGCTGATCAAGCGGGGCGTGCCCGTGCGCAACCTCGACTACGGCGAGGTGGAGCAGGCGTTCGGCGGCAAGGCGCGGCAGACGATCACGCTGGTGCAGGGGATCTCCACCGAAAAGGGGAAGGAGATCGTGAAGGCGATCAAGGCCGCCGGCTTCAAAAAGGTCAGCGCGCAGATCCAGGACGAGCAGGTGCGCGTCACCTCGCCCTCCATCGACGAGCTGCAGGCGGTGATCGCCACGCTCAAGAAGGAGGACTTCGGGATCGAGCTGTCGTTCGGAAACTTCCGGTCGTGAAGAAAGTGCCTAGTGCCGAGTGCCTAGTGCCAAGTAACTGCGGTGACTAGGCACTGGGCACCAGGCACTAGGCACTAAGTCACGGCGCCTTCGCCGTATCCGCGGGGGCCTGGTTCTGGCCGGCGTTCTCTTCCGCGCCGTCGCGGCGGTCGTCCATGTCGTCGTCGCAGGCGGCCAGCGGGGCCACCACGAGCGCGAGAGCCAGCACGGCGTACGCGAGGCGCCTGGTCATACGATCCATCCTTGAGGTCGGTTGAATGTCGGATTCGGTTTCGGGGGGCGAGGGCAAGAACCCGGCCCGTGCGCGGTCGGCGACGCTCTTTGTGCGCGCACAGGGGGTGACGCCGGGAGGGGTCAACTCGCCGGTGCGCGCGTTTCGCGGAGTGGGGGGCGATCCGTTCTTCGTGGAGCGCGCCGCCGGGTCGCGGCTGTGGGATGCGGACGGCAACGAGTACATCGACTACGTGCTGAGCTGGGGTCCACTGATCCTGGGGCACGCGCACCCCGCCGTCGCCGCCGCCGTGTGCGATGCGGCGGGGCGGGGGACGTCGTACGGCGCGCCCACCGCGGGGGAGGTGGAGCTCGCGGAGCTCGTGCGCGAGTTCGTCCCCTCAATGGAGCGCCTCCGCTTCGTGAGCAGCGGCACGGAGGCGACGATGTCCGCCGTGCGCCTCGCCCGCGGGTTCACGGGCCGCGACATGATCCTGAAGTTCGAGGGGAACTACCACGGCCACGGCGACTCCTTTCTGGTGAAGGCGGGCTCCGGCGTCGCCACGCTCGGCCTCCCCAACTCCCCCGGCGTCCCGGCTGCGCTGTCGAAGCTGACCCTTACCGCCCCCTACAACGACCTCGCGGCCGTGGAGGAAGCGTTCCGCGCCTTCCCCGGCCAGATCGCGTGCGTGATCGTGGAGCCGGTGGTGGGGAACGCGGGCTTCATCGCGCCCGACGACGACTTCCTCCCCGGGCTGCGGCGCATCACGGAGGCGGACGGCTCGCTCCTGGTGCTGGACGAGGTGATGACGGGCTTCCGCGTGGCGCCCGGCGGGGCGCAGGAGCGCTTCGGCATCCGCCCCGACCTCACGACGCTGGGGAAGGTGATCGGCGCGGGGCTTCCCGTGGGCGCGTACGGTGGACGGCGCGACATCATGGACCACATCGCGCCCGTGGGCCCCGTGTACCAGGCCGGCACCCTCAGCGGCAATCCCCTGGCAATGGCGGCCGGGCTGGCGCAGCTGCGCATCCTGCGGGACGAGAACCCGTACCCGGAGCTGGAGCGGCGCACTCGGCGGCTGGTGGACGGGCTGCTCGGCGTGGGCGCGGAGCTGGGCATGCCGATGTCCGGCGGGAGCCTGGGCTCGATGTGGGGCGTGTTCCTTGCCGCTGGACCCATCCGCTCGTTCGAAGACGCGAAGGCCAGCGACGTGGCGCTCTTCCAGCGGTTCTACCACGGGATGCTGCGGCGCGGAGTCTTCTTCGCGCCGAGCGCCTTCGAAGCCGGCTTCCTATCTACAGCCCACACCGATTCCGATGTCGACGAGACGATCCAGCGCTCCCGCGAGGCGCTCCGTGAAGCCCTGGCATAGCGCCGCCGCGGCGTTCCTGCTGGTGGCGGCGGCCTGTTCTCCACCGCCCGCCGCTCCCGGACCGATCCCGGCACCGCTGCCACCCGCCGCGCCCCCGGCCGCACCGGCGCCGGCGCCTCCCGCGCCCCCCGCGCGCGTCCCCGACGCCGTCACCACGCTGGCAACACCGGTGGCCGTGGGGCTGGTGGTGGACAGCGCATCGGTGGAGGTCGGCGCGGACGACCGCTTCGTGGTGCGCTCCGCGGACGGGCGCGAGGTGGCGCGCGTGAACGCCGGCGAGACGGTGCGCTTCTCCTCATCCGCCGACGGAATCAGCCTGCGCACCAGCGGCGGGCGCACGCAGGCCGGCCTTCGCGCGCCGCTCACCGTCGAGGCGCCGGAGGGCATCCTGCGCCTGCGCGGCAAGCCGTACCGCGGCGTCTTCGTGGTGCAGCAGAGCCCGCGCGGCGGCATTACGCTCGTCAACCGCCTGGACATGGAGAGCTACCTCCTCGGCGTGGTGCCGAAGGAGCTCGGGGTGGTCACGCCGGAGATCGTGGAAGCCGCCAAGGCGCAGGCCGTCGCCGCGCGCACCTACGCCGTCCGTTACCTGGGACGCCGCAGCGCGCAGGGGTTCGACGTGTACGCGACCGTCGAGGACCAGGTGTACGGCGGCGTGACGGGCGAGACGCCGCTGATCTCCGAGGCGGTGCTCGGGACGGTGGGCGAGGTGATGCAGTACAACGGGCAGCCGATCGTGGCCTACTATCACTCCACCTGCGCCGGCCGCACCGCCGCCATCGACGAGGTGTGGAACGAGAATCCGATCCCGTACCTCGTCTCCGTGGTGGACGTGAACCCGGCCACGGGCGAGGCCTTCGACCGCAGCTCCTCGCGCTTCACCTGGACGGAGCGCTGGACGGGTCCGGAGCTGGTCTCCACACTCAACAAGACGCTGGCCGACTCGCTGCGCGGGCGCCGCATCACCCGCGTGACCGACATGCGCGTCCTCACGCGCACCCCCTCGGGCCGCGTGCGCACGATGACGATCGACACGGACGCCGGGCGCTTCACCGTGGGCAAAGATCGCGTGCGCTGGATCCTGACGCCGATGCGCGGCGGCATCCTGAACTCCTCCAAGTTCGACGCCCGCATGTCCCCGGACGGCGGCGTGGTCATTGAGGGTGGCGGCTGGGGCCACGGGATCGGGATGTGCCAGGTAGGCGCCATGGGCCGCGCCCGCGCCGGCCAGGACTACCGCACCATCCTGCGCGCGTACTATCCGGGGACGGAGATCCGCAAAGTCTACTAACGGAAGTGCGTTAGTGCGTGAGTGCGTGAGTGCGCTCAAGGAACCTTTGTCATCCTGAGCGACGCGCCGCACTGCCCTATCCACGTCCGAGATGCCTGGCGCGGAGCGAAGGATCTACTGCGCGTACCGAGGGGTCTGGCGTGCGGCTCGGGCCTCTTGCCTCGCCGGCTAGATCCTTCAGTCGCCGCAGGAGCTTGGGTGTGCGGCTGTCTTCTGTTGGGCGGCTCCCTCAGGATGACATAAGGGTTTGCTCACAACTCGCAACGCACTAACGCACTAACGCACTAACGCACTAACGCACTAACGCACTTCTCCTCCATGCTACGCGCCACCCCCATCTCCCTCGCCCTCGCGCTGCTCGCCGCGCCCGCTGCGGGCCAGCAGTTCGGGCTGCGCGCGCTGGAGTTCCAGGGGTTCGGGGCGACGCTGTACCAGGTGGTGCCGGCGCGCAGCGAGGCCACGACGGGCGTCCACCTGAACGCGTACCTCGGAAGGCTGGCACCGCGGGTGCGGGTGTCGCCTTCGATGACCTTCTGGGCCACGGAGCTGCGCGACCAGGAGGTCAGCCACGTGCGGCAGCGGGTGCAGGAGCTGTGCGAGGCGGGCGGCACCCCGTGCCCCGGACTGGACCTGGGCGAGGTGGACATCAGCGACCTCTCGATCGACCTGGATGCGCGGTACCTGGTGGGCGGGCCGCTGCGGGTGCAGCCGTACGTGGGGCTGGGCGCCGGGCTCCACCTGGTGAACGGCGGCGGCGACTTCATCGACAACACCTTCGTGGAAGAGATCTTGGACGCCATCACACCGGGGCTCAACGCCATGGCCGGCGTGGAGTTCCCCATCGGACGCCTCCGCATCCATGGCGAGGCGCGCGCCGTGCTGGCCGGCGGCGTAAACTGGTTCGGGGCAGGGGTGGGGGGGAGCATCGTCCTCCCCGAGCGCCGCGCGCCGGCGGCGGAGGTGCGCCCGTGAGCCCGCGCGGCAACGTGCGCGTGGCGGTGCTGGGCGCCGGCGCCATCGCGCAGGTGGTGCACCTCCCCATCCTCACCCGCATGCGCGGCGTCGAGGTTACCGCCGTGGTGGACAAGGACCCGCGCACCGCCCGCACCATCGCCGAGCGCTTCGGCGTCGCGAGCGGCGCGCGCGACACCGACGACGTGCTGGCCGACGACACCGTGGACGCCGTGGTCGTCTGCACTCCCAGCAACCGCCACGAGGACAACGTCCTGGATGCGCTGCGGGCGGGGAAGTTCGTCCTCTGCGAGAAGCCGCTCGCCCTCACCGCGGCCGGGGTGGAGCGGGTGCTGGCGGAGGAGGGCGCCGAGGGGCGGCTGCAGGTGGCCATGAACCAGCGCTTCCGCGCCGACGCCCGCGCCATCCGCTCCTTCGTGCAGAGCGGCGAGCTGGGCGACGTCTTCTACCTCAAAGCGGGGTGGCTGAACCGCGCGCAGCCGCGCGGCCGCACCTGGCGCGAGAGCAAGGCGGCGGCGGGCGGCGGCGCGTTCATGGACCTCGGCATCCAGATGCTGGACCTGGCGCTCTGGATCCTGGACCACCCGAAAGCCGAGCGCATCTCGGCCCAGATGCACCGCCCGGCCGGCAGCGAGGTGGAGGACGCCGCGGCCCTCCTGTTGCGTCTGGAGGGCGACCGCGTGATCAACCTGGAGGCGAGCTGGAACCTCCTTTCCGCGCGCGACCGCCAGTTCCTGCACGTGCTCGGCTCGGCCGGCTCCGCGTCGCTCTCGCCGCTGGCGGTGTACCGCGAGATGTCCACCGGCCTCACCGAGGTGACGCCGCAACTCCCGCCCGGCCGCGAGAACCTGTTCACCGCCTCGTACCGCAGCGAGCTGCAGCACTTCGTTGAAGTCGTCCGCGGCGAGCAGCCGCCCGACTCCTCCGCCCGCGAGCACGTGCAGCTTCTGAGGCTGGTGGAGGCCGCGTATCGGTCGGCGGAGGAGCGACGGGAGGTGGTGCCGTAAGGAAGTGCTAAGTGCTAAGTGCTGAGTGCTGAGTGCTGAACACCGCTGTTTAGCACTTAGGACTTAGCACTCAGGACTCACCGGATTCGAACCACAACCGCTCAAATCGGGAGGAACGATGTCGGACGTGAAGGATCTGATCGACGGATTGAACGAGGACCTTGCGGCCGAATACCAGGCCGTGATCCTGTACCGGACGTACGCGGCGCTGGTGACGGGCCCGAACCGGCAGGAGCTGCGCGACTTCTTTGAGGCGGAGATCCCGGACGAGCTGGGCCACGCCGCCCTGCTCGCCGACAAGATCGTCGCGCTCGGCGGCACGCCCACGGTGGTGCCCGCGCCGGTGCCGATGGCCAAGAACAACCGCGAGATGCTGGAGAACGCCCTCCAGGGCGAGGTGGACACCATCGAGCGGTACACGCGCCGCATCGAGCAGGCCGAGGCCGCGGGCGAGATCGCCATCAAGATCCAGCTCGAAGACCTGATCGTCGACGAGAGCACCCACCGCGACACCATCCGCCGCATGCTGATGGACTGGCGCTAGGCGCGACGCGATTGGCAGAAAAGAAGAAGGGCGGCCCCGGTGTGGGGCCGCCCTTCTGTATTCGACGCAACACCGGCCGCGGGTACCGGGGGATGAATCCCCCGGCTGGAACCACGGGAAGACCGCTGAAGCGGTCTCGAGCGCCGCGGGGTTCGGTGCCGCCCGTGGCACGGGCGCGATGAATCGCGCCCCTACGAGGCATCCGCGCGGCGCACGGGGTTCTCCCCCTCACCCGCCCTGCGCCCCCGCAGGCGGGGGAGGGGGCCGGGGGGAGGGGGCCCCTACCGCACCACCGGCACCACCGGCGCCGCCACGCCCGTCGCCGCCACCGCGGGCGGCGCCACCACCGGCGCCCGGGCCTCGGGCTCGCGCACGGGCGGACGCACGGCGATGTGCGGGGCGATCACCAGCGAGACGATGGACATCAGCTTGATCAGGATGTTCATCGACGGGCCGGAGGTGTCCTTGAACGGGTCGCCCACCGTGTCGCCGGTGACGGCGGCCTTGTGCGCGTCCGAGCCCTTGTACACCAGCGCGCCGTCGATCATGGCGCCCTTTTCGAACGACTTCTTGGCGTTGTCCCACGCGCCGCCGGCGTTGGACTGGAAC
The nucleotide sequence above comes from Longimicrobium sp.. Encoded proteins:
- the lolA gene encoding outer membrane lipoprotein chaperone LolA, whose translation is MTRSASFGMLLVTLAACGGQESSADSPAQGVAPQRPRAETPAVPREAPVAGADTAAASIGGGTAQSGGAVTQPGAPAAPAQPGAAPAAQPATKPAGQTAASTDDAMEILRRTEQRADAIRTLEADFVQNLRVPLLNQTQNSAGKLYQRKPDRFLMRFTQPAGDVMVADGRYFWLYYPSTDRTQVIRTSIAKGGGAVDLQRQFIGNAAARFVPTLNRSEVVDGHDSYALTLVPRQASPYKVLRIWVDKADYTVRRFEMTEENESVRRVELRNIRVNGAIPDNLFSFTPPQGTQVFDQ
- a CDS encoding SpoIID/LytB domain-containing protein, which translates into the protein MKPWHSAAAAFLLVAAACSPPPAAPGPIPAPLPPAAPPAAPAPAPPAPPARVPDAVTTLATPVAVGLVVDSASVEVGADDRFVVRSADGREVARVNAGETVRFSSSADGISLRTSGGRTQAGLRAPLTVEAPEGILRLRGKPYRGVFVVQQSPRGGITLVNRLDMESYLLGVVPKELGVVTPEIVEAAKAQAVAARTYAVRYLGRRSAQGFDVYATVEDQVYGGVTGETPLISEAVLGTVGEVMQYNGQPIVAYYHSTCAGRTAAIDEVWNENPIPYLVSVVDVNPATGEAFDRSSSRFTWTERWTGPELVSTLNKTLADSLRGRRITRVTDMRVLTRTPSGRVRTMTIDTDAGRFTVGKDRVRWILTPMRGGILNSSKFDARMSPDGGVVIEGGGWGHGIGMCQVGAMGRARAGQDYRTILRAYYPGTEIRKVY
- a CDS encoding YajQ family cyclic di-GMP-binding protein, which translates into the protein MAKTATFDISSTVDLQEVDNALNQARKEILQRFDFKGSTAEIEFSKKDGTLTLLSDDEYKLQALVDVIQTKLIKRGVPVRNLDYGEVEQAFGGKARQTITLVQGISTEKGKEIVKAIKAAGFKKVSAQIQDEQVRVTSPSIDELQAVIATLKKEDFGIELSFGNFRS
- a CDS encoding ferritin-like domain-containing protein encodes the protein MSDVKDLIDGLNEDLAAEYQAVILYRTYAALVTGPNRQELRDFFEAEIPDELGHAALLADKIVALGGTPTVVPAPVPMAKNNREMLENALQGEVDTIERYTRRIEQAEAAGEIAIKIQLEDLIVDESTHRDTIRRMLMDWR
- the hemL gene encoding glutamate-1-semialdehyde 2,1-aminomutase, producing the protein MSDSVSGGEGKNPARARSATLFVRAQGVTPGGVNSPVRAFRGVGGDPFFVERAAGSRLWDADGNEYIDYVLSWGPLILGHAHPAVAAAVCDAAGRGTSYGAPTAGEVELAELVREFVPSMERLRFVSSGTEATMSAVRLARGFTGRDMILKFEGNYHGHGDSFLVKAGSGVATLGLPNSPGVPAALSKLTLTAPYNDLAAVEEAFRAFPGQIACVIVEPVVGNAGFIAPDDDFLPGLRRITEADGSLLVLDEVMTGFRVAPGGAQERFGIRPDLTTLGKVIGAGLPVGAYGGRRDIMDHIAPVGPVYQAGTLSGNPLAMAAGLAQLRILRDENPYPELERRTRRLVDGLLGVGAELGMPMSGGSLGSMWGVFLAAGPIRSFEDAKASDVALFQRFYHGMLRRGVFFAPSAFEAGFLSTAHTDSDVDETIQRSREALREALA
- a CDS encoding Gfo/Idh/MocA family oxidoreductase; translation: MSPRGNVRVAVLGAGAIAQVVHLPILTRMRGVEVTAVVDKDPRTARTIAERFGVASGARDTDDVLADDTVDAVVVCTPSNRHEDNVLDALRAGKFVLCEKPLALTAAGVERVLAEEGAEGRLQVAMNQRFRADARAIRSFVQSGELGDVFYLKAGWLNRAQPRGRTWRESKAAAGGGAFMDLGIQMLDLALWILDHPKAERISAQMHRPAGSEVEDAAALLLRLEGDRVINLEASWNLLSARDRQFLHVLGSAGSASLSPLAVYREMSTGLTEVTPQLPPGRENLFTASYRSELQHFVEVVRGEQPPDSSAREHVQLLRLVEAAYRSAEERREVVP